ctgaGGTAATCGGGGAATTGCTGGTTGCAGGAGTCAGTATTTTCAGCAAACATTTAAAACTAGTATTTCCCTCTCGTACTTTCTGTGCATTAGGTACCGTTTAGCTCCTGAACACAAATATCCGGCTGCGTATGAAGACTGTCTTGATGCCACCGTACACTTCATGAAGAACACAGAGCACTATGGGGTGGATCCTGCCAGTGTAATCGTCTGTGGGGACAGTGCTGGGGGCAATCTGGCAGCCGCTGTCAGCCAGACCCTTGCAGGTCGATCCGACCTCCCCAGACTGCGTGCTCAGATCCTGATCTACCCAGGCCTTCAGGCGCTGGACTTCAATTTACCATCCTACCAGCAGAATCAGGGAGTCCCTCTCTTATTCCGAGAATGTGCTGCTTTCTACGTGTTACAGTACCTAAATGGGAACGCATCCAATCTGGAAGAGGTTTTGGAGGGTTCCCATATTTCTATGgacattaaattaaattatatgaAGTGGGTGAATCCAGATAACATCCCTAAAAAATTTAAGGTCAGAGGCTACAAACCACATGTGCTGCTTGACTGTCCAACTGACGTTTATGAGACCGTGAGACGATACTGTGAGCCCAACCTGTGCCCACTGCTGGCTGAAGATGCTGTTGTCCAACAGCTGCCTGAGACTTTCATCCTGACATGTGAGTATGACGTACTGAGGGACGATGGCTTGCTTTACAAGAAGAGACTAGAGGACAACGGGGTTCAAGTGACCTGGTACCACCTTGAAGATGGATTCCACGGAATCATAAATCCATTTGATAATGACTGGTTGtcattttcctctggaaaaaagGGTCTTGACAATATCAGGAACTTTCTTAAAAGCTTGTAGaaatgattttctttccttctataAGAACTGCCAATTTTCTGTGGTCTTTTATGCTTCTAAATTTCATGTAAGAGGTTTAGAGGGGATCATTTGTTAATGAGCAATTCTGCCAGTGTGACCactgaaaaagatatttcaagaCTGCTATGAGCATTTCTTTTAGTGCTGTTCGAAGTATTCCATGTGCAGTCTGCCTGTTTTAATGCTCTACAGGGACCAGGCACTTGCTACTCTCTCAGTAAATATTAAAGATGCAGTAAAATTTTAAACCAACATCTGGTCTGACCCATTTTATTCAGTCATGAGCtatgttttcattcttcctaAAAGGCTGAGTGTGTTCTGGCAAAGGAGAAAGATGCTGACATGCAATGCTGTAACACAGTTCCTGTGCTGTACGGTCATGTAGCAGCTGAGTCCAAGATTCCCAGTCACTGACTTGCAGAAAATGTCTATAACAAACTAATTGGTATTTTAGactcaaaaaaaatgaagtcaaaacTGAAACTGCACCCGACAGAGATATTCTATTAACAGCCTTGagtaaaaacaaaggaaatgtcCCAAGTGCTTTCCTGTGTTTAGCAGACAGGCAAGTTTGCTGAAAAACTTGTTCTTGTGCTTAAATACtccaacaacaaaacaaagattGATGCATTTACTTTTGTAGAGCACAtgtaagcttttcttttccttgtgttaGTTCCCATTTGCTTTTCTACACCTCCTTGTTAAAATGATATATTCTAAACCACTTAAAGAATGTCCACAGTGCAGGAAGCAATATGTTGCGGCTGCAGATCAGATGCGAGAGACAATTTAACTTCCCCACTAATTGGCTCTCCCGGTAGATAGCAACCCATCATAAACTAGCACTTCACTCAGTACTGACTTCTACCTCCAAACAGTTACCCACATCATCTGCAATCCAACAATACCACTTGGAAAAACAGGCCCTGTATCAGTCCCACAATTAATGTGAAGCtaaacaggaaattaaacaCAAGTCTCCTCTGACTCTTCTCCAACGTGATGCCTGCTGGCACCTTGCACGACACCTCCCAGGACTTTGAAGTGCGTGGCACCAGAGGGATCTGTGGTAACTTGGCTTGCTCTGAGGTTTACTGTTATCTGAGACAGCTCAATCAAAGGCAGGCATAAAGACACCTCATCTTTACTTAAGTAACATGGCATTTTTTACAGGCTGCCAGTGATTTTTACCGCTGCATTCATACTGGGAATTAAAGGAACAATTCAATACGAGTTCTCCAATTTCAGAATCCCTTCTGGAAAGCTTCAAATTGCCCTTGCTTCTATGATTAGTACTTCTACTACAGTGAGTTACTTTGCCACGATTTCTGCCAGGAATGTGGTTTAGGTGTTATTTTTGTAAGGTTTTATGTGTAACTACCAGAATTTTGCTGGCTGCATTATGACTTAAGTGAaggctttttcttattttccgGCTGCCTTTAGAGGATAACTTTTGTAAAACCCTTTCTGTTAGACCTGCTGGCTGCTGTTAGAGAATCCCTGAAGGGAAGGATGAACGACATGCTCCCAGCAAGCCAGGAtcctgagagaattggggtctttcagcctggagaaggctgcgaggagaccttagagcaacttccagtactgaaaggggctccaggaaagttggggaggggctcttgatcagggattgcagggagaggatgagggggaacggttttaagctgaaaaagaggGAGATTGAAATaggatcttagggagaaatattttcctgtgagggtagggaggccctggcccaggttgcctagaAAAGTCGTGGCTGTCCCATTCCaggaggtgttgaagaccaggttgcacggggcttggagcaatgTTTGGAATAACGTTAGGAaaaaacctgatccagtgggaagtgtccctgcccacagcaggggattggaactggatggctttgaggtccaacccaaaccattccatgactctatgattctatgatttcatgacTCTAAGTTCAAAAGGCTGTTTGTGGTAATTCCTTTACCAAGGAATCAGTCTGGGACACTGAAGAACTGCGACAGAATCCCATTTTCCTGTGTGTAGCTGCGAGGTGGTTTCTAAGCTGGTCAGGATAGAGAACTCTGTCCTGATAATGTGCCCATGGCTGtggggtggaattggatgggctttgaggtcccttccaacccaaaccattccatgcttcTAAGTTCAAAGGGCTGTTTGTAGTAATTCCTTTACAAAGGAGTCAGTCTGGTGCACTGCTGCAGAATTCCATTTTCCTGTATGGAACTGAGGTGGCTCCTAAGCCGCTCACCATCCTGAGCTCCATTCTGACAACGTGCCTGTGGTAGCAGGTTGGAACcggttgggctttgaggtccctttcaacccaaacctaAGTTCAAAAGGCTGTGggaattagaatcatagactcatagaatcactaggatggaaaagacctcttggatcatcgagtccaaccattcttatctgccactaaaccatgtccctgagcacctcgtctacctgtctgttaaatacctccagagatggtgactcccccacctccctgggcagctgttccagtgccccatgaccctttaggggaaaaatttctttctgatattcAGTCTGGCCCTCCCCTTGTCggcttgaggccgttcccccttgtcctgtcctcagtcacttgggagaagagcccagctctcttctctctgcaacctcctttcaggtagttgtagagagcaataaggtctcccctcagcctcctcttctccaggctgaacacccccaggtccctcagccgctcctcataagacttgttctccagcccctccaccagcttcgttgctcttctctggacaattCCTTCACAAAGAACTCAACCTGGGAcactgaagaacagcagcagaacccCAGTTTCCAATCTGGGACACTGAAGAACAGCTGCAGAACCCCAGTTTCCAATCTGGGACACTGAAGAACAGCTGCAGAACCCCAGTTTCCAATCTGCAATACTGAAGCACAGCTGCAGAACCCCAGTTTCCAACCTGGGACACTGAAGAACAGCTGCAGAACCCCACTTTTCCTCAGGGAGCTGCGGTGGCCCCTCAGCTCCTCTGCGCCCCTCAGCGCCCCTCAGCCCCTCAGCGCCCCTCAGCCCCTCAGCGCCCCCCTCTCGGCGCCGCTCGGTCGCTGCCGCCCCCCCGGTCCCGCTCCCAGCTGGCAGAGGCCGTCGCTGCCCGGTCCCGCCCCGTGTCGCCGGTGTCACAACGGCCGGGGGGGGCGATGGCGGCGCTGCCcgccctgctgctgctgctcgtGCCCCTGGCGGCGCTGGCGGCGCTGGCCgcgctcctcctgctgcccagctACGACATCCCGCCCGGCGTTAACCAGCCCGGCAAGCTGCGCCTGGTGCTCGCCGTCCTGCTGGGCACCGCCGCGCTGGTGAGTCGCTGCCCcgaggggggatgtggggggacaggagggggcGGGTGGGGGCGGGGTTGGCTGCCCGGGGACCCCCCGCGGCGGGGAGGGACCCGAGCGGTGCGGCGAAACGGCCGCCTCGGAGCCAAACGGGGTCCGAGGGAAGAGCCGCGCAAAGGTGGGGTCGTGGAAGAGCCACCCAAGCTCAGGGTCCTGGGGGAACATCCCCAGAAAGGTGGGGTCCGGGAACATCCACAGCAGCCCAGGGTTCTGGGGGACATCCTCACAAAGCCAGGATCGTGGAACGTCCATAGAAACTGAGCATCCTGGCTGGAAATCCACACCAAGCCAGGAGCCTGGCTGGGTATCCACACAAAGACAGAATCCCCGCAGAAAATCCACACAAAGCCAGGATTCTGGAATATCCACACAAAGCCAGGATCCTGGCTGGATATCCACACAAAGCCAGGAGCCTGGTGGAACATCCACAAAAGAGAGGATCCTGGTGGAACATCCACACGAAGCCAGGATCCTCATAGAAGATCCACACAAAGCCAGGATTCTGGAATATCCACACAAAGACAGAATCCCCGCAGAAAATCCACACAAAGCCAGGATTCTGGAATATCCACACAAAGCCAGGATCCTGGCTGGATATCCACACAAAGCCAGGATCCTGGCTGGATATCCACACAAAGCCAGAATCCCAACAGAAGATCCACACAAAGCCAGGAGCCTGGCTGGATATCCACACACAGTCAGGATCCTGGTGGAACATCCACAAAAGACAGGATCCTGGAAGATCCACACAAACCCAGGATTCTGGAATAGCCACACAAAGCCAGAATTCCCACAGAAAATCCACACAAAGCCAGAATTCTGGAATATCCACACGAAGCCAGGATCCTCATAGAAAATCCACACAAAGCCAGGATCCTGAACATCCACGCAAGCTAGGATCCTGGTGGCATATCCACACAACCCCAGGATCCTGGTGGAAGACCCACAAAAGACAGGATCCTGGAAGAACCACACAAACCCAGGATCCCTGCAGAATATCCACACAAAGCCAGGATTCTGGCTGATTGTCTACAAAACCCCAGGATTCTGGAATATCTGCACTCAGACAGGGTCCTGGAAAATCCACAAAAAGGCAGGGTCCTAGCTGGACATCAACACAGCCAGCATCCTAGAAAAGCCATACTAAGCCAGGATCCTGGCTGGCCCTCCACACACCCCGAGGATCCTGGTGGAAGATCCACACACAGCCAGGATCCTGGAACATTAATACAAACTGAGCATCCTGGCTGGACATCCACAGAAAGTGAGGATTCTGAACATCCACACCAAGCCAGAATCCTGGTGGAACATCCACACAAACCCAGGATCCTGGCTAAACATCCACACAAAGCCAGGGTCCTGGAACATCCACACAAACTGAGGATCCAGGTGGAAGATCCACACAAAGCCAGGATCCTTGCAGAAGATCCACACAAAGTCAGGATCCTGAAACATCCACACAAAACCAGGATTCTGGAATATCCACAAAAGCCAGGGTCCTAGCTGGACATCCATCCAAAGCCAGGATCCTGGTGGAACATCCACCCAAAGCCAGGATCCTGGTTGGACATCCACCCAAAGCCAGGATCCTGGTGGAACATCCACCCAAAGCCAAGATCCTGGTTGGACATCCACCCAAAGCCAGGATCTTGGCTGGACACCAACACAAGGCCAGGATCCCAGTGCAAGATCCACACCCCCAAGGTGATGCTCACAGCTCCCACCACAGCGAGAGCACTGCGGGGAGTGGGAGGATGCTCTGGTCACAGGTGAGCCCATCCCACAACCCACAGGGGCGCACCGGAGCTTGACAGTGGGAGATTGCCACACAACGGGGCTGATTTCAGCCTGGAATGCCCGGCTGAGCTATTTTCTGCCTGATAACTGCCCTCAGGCTCCGGGGAAGTCACCTTGCCCAAGGAACGCGACAGCCCTTCCACTGCTCGGCTGACATTTATGGTACAGAATCCGGTTAGGGCTGCTTTACTTAATCCCTGGACTCCCTGGGACAGCGTTGCGTAAACGGCATTACAGCTCCTCAGCTCTTCCGCTGTCACTTGCTGTATCTTTTAATActatgcaaataaaaagcagtcaCTGACTTGCACAACACAACCCCAACACTTACGGTTTGCCAGTTCACGAGCTCTATGGTCTAATTCAGGAATATTAGTTTATGCAATGGGGAACTATTAAAGCTTTTATTGCTGTCTCTATATACAGCATTTCATTGATGTTATCAAGTATAAATGAAACAGGAATGAGCACAAAGGTGTGCAGGGCAATACTGACAATTAATGTGTACTCCAAGACAGCCAATTTGGATGGCCCATATGATATTGCTGAGGTGATATCAGAACGAGACTGGCTTTGAGTAATGGAAGTAGGCTTTTTACAGTCTGTAAGATGCGAGAGCTTGGGAAGATTGTTTTTCTGCATCAGAGAGCTTTATTTTTAGCAGATGACAGAGGTCAAATTGCTGTATGTGAAGCCTAGATTTTTCAGTCTGATTCTTTCCATTCCAGCTGTTATGACAAAAGGTAGAACTTCTTTGTGGTACAACTGATCTAGGCAAACTTAAAACAAACAGTGTTTTCTGACTCTATCCTGGCATTTTTGACATTCTTaggagtcacagaatcactaggttggaaaagacctcctggatcatcgagtccaaccatccccatctgccactaaaccatgtccctgagcacctcgtctacctgtcttttaaacacctccagggatggtgaatcccccacctccctgggcagctgttccagtgcccaatgaccctttaggtgaaaaatttttttctgatgtccagcctgaccctcccctggcacagcttgaggccattcccccttgtcctgtcctcagtcacttgggagaagagcccagcacccttctctctacaacctccttcacgtagttgtagagagcaatgaggtttcccctcagcctcctcttctcaaggctaaacacccccaggtccctcagccgctcctcataagacttgttctccagctcccccagtgccgagtacagggggagaataacctccttggacctgctggccacaccatttctgatccaagccaagatgccattggccttcttggccacctgggcactctgctggctcatgttcagtcgctgtcaaccattacccccaggtccttctcctccgtgcag
This genomic stretch from Cuculus canorus isolate bCucCan1 chromosome 21, bCucCan1.pri, whole genome shotgun sequence harbors:
- the LOC104060566 gene encoding arylacetamide deacetylase-like 4 isoform X2 — protein: MAAAFTLLVLFLAAFVAGFILLVLGAINFDISNSDIPPGVNQPVKLRIVHVILISRAVVGKILENLGICSQVSFVRYMQSRKTRGADPKLFIKDLWFEQVPVRIYQPKAPSANQRRGVLFFHGGGWVFGSLETHDKLCRYMARESDSVVVSVGYRLAPEHKYPAAYEDCLDATVHFMKNTEHYGVDPASVIVCGDSAGGNLAAAVSQTLAGRSDLPRLRAQILIYPGLQALDFNLPSYQQNQGVPLLFRECAAFYVLQYLNGNASNLEEVLEGSHISMDIKLNYMKWVNPDNIPKKFKVRGYKPHVLLDCPTDVYETVRRYCEPNLCPLLAEDAVVQQLPETFILTCEYDVLRDDGLLYKKRLEDNGVQVTWYHLEDGFHGIINPFDNDWLSFSSGKKGLDNIRNFLKSL
- the LOC104060566 gene encoding arylacetamide deacetylase-like 4 isoform X1, encoding MAAAFTLLVLFLAAFVAGFILLVLGAINFDISNSDIPPGVNQPVKLRIVHVILISRAVVQGKILENLGICSQVSFVRYMQSRKTRGADPKLFIKDLWFEQVPVRIYQPKAPSANQRRGVLFFHGGGWVFGSLETHDKLCRYMARESDSVVVSVGYRLAPEHKYPAAYEDCLDATVHFMKNTEHYGVDPASVIVCGDSAGGNLAAAVSQTLAGRSDLPRLRAQILIYPGLQALDFNLPSYQQNQGVPLLFRECAAFYVLQYLNGNASNLEEVLEGSHISMDIKLNYMKWVNPDNIPKKFKVRGYKPHVLLDCPTDVYETVRRYCEPNLCPLLAEDAVVQQLPETFILTCEYDVLRDDGLLYKKRLEDNGVQVTWYHLEDGFHGIINPFDNDWLSFSSGKKGLDNIRNFLKSL